In the genome of Pichia kudriavzevii chromosome 4, complete sequence, one region contains:
- a CDS encoding uncharacterized protein (PKUD0D01170; Pfam Domains: SH3_1(1.5e-09)), which translates to MSVPYTAIVRFPYEPDQENAADDLPLAMDEKITVTEIVDDDWLFGSNMEGTRSGYFPRTFVEKLEAPVEEEKSNYEVSKEPPTEQESTESLNGAETQEEVRQNTSEPSERLREIEANIVHEPENFKNKLQTFNTATVPVIPSQKLHDDYAVKKQFPVTEHHSSYIPPSFGDSKPIKKDEKIPDVVSGEVVKSSSVTEAIEEPRMTLKERLQLLQKQQEEERKALEAALKRKEEKKRARHNVEPSPAEVHSEAEEVDVGAAHDENEDGVSLRTTKSPDRRSSIMTAKEGEVLQDQGNALDETEEGDSNESEEDDLEDTEEEDEEELRKRRLAERMAKLSGGMGMMGMMGMPMMPPSAKAKKSSQHKKEKAIVSEEEVPAPVPILPVVPGGAPPIMGMPMPNSQTESHAPKSDTSEENHEENMHTNDILSSPTESAEQEDKPLREKIELTKSRIGSIKSSKTNGSVTAGSSDDNGSEFEDTVEHRDQPPAPPATVHPYRPSFVSASPSPVISNSLPEKREVLPTTSTKDAPPPVPSSPPPISQHGQEELETGATTVPHIPVPSVPVTHAPPVPISAIATATPTAVPVMTHVPPPPPAVSQRPPPPPVPSSVPQEIPATVPPAERPPILPPLCTTDLGSPPSVTMSSPPPIPGAVPNVASPTQTRGAPPPMPPQIPAPTPGHLTRADAISRHSSVSSRPPIPPVPPTSAAPPIPKSASSVFSESSTRKHSTLHSHPEPTPGSEPPCQSIETAPPAPFIQRQATRTSLESSASTPCIAPHIESNNTELWWTTESLPPQLNALETYFEVEATEIPKRGGRLTKYLVYYILDAQLGCTTLELAYDVSEPERIMFFHESKHKVKADRKKLIEEYTKYGPLAYNIAVGSLKKSFSGEYVDYIFSQLPDSVLLPIANKTYGAVVYRNNNGDTKFYDDIRPGDVLVVVNATFEGSTTKHVGVLKPQVSIVTSFDAEKNKIKVIEQSEGMVQQARYKLKNLASGKLRVFRIVGRDYIGW; encoded by the coding sequence ATGTCTGTTCCATACACTGCCATTGTTCGTTTCCCCTATGAACCGGATCAAGAGAATGCAGCCGATGATTTACCGCTAGCAATGGACGAAAAGATCACTGTTACAGAGATTGTTGATGACGACTGGTTGTTTGGTTCTAACATGGAAGGTACAAGGTCAGGGTACTTTCCAAGAACTTTTGTGGAAAAACTAGAAGCCCCAGTTGAGGAAGAGAAAAGCAACTATGAAGTTTCGAAGGAACCCCCAACTGAACAAGAATCAACGGAGTCTTTAAACGGTGCTGAAACACAGGAGGAAGTAAGGCAAAACACTTCTGAGCCAAGCGAGAGGTTGAGAGAAATTGAGGCAAACATTGTTCATGAACCAGAGAACTTTAAGAACAAGCTGCAAACCTTCAATACAGCTACCGTTCCGGTGATCCCGTCTCAAAAATTGCATGATGATTATGCTGTGAAGAAACAATTTCCTGTAACCGAACACCACTCTTCGTATATTCCACCGTCTTTTGGTGATTCTAAGCCAATTAAGaaggatgaaaaaattcCCGATGTTGTATCGGGGGAAGTTGTCAAATCTTCATCTGTGACAGAAGCGATTGAAGAGCCAAGAATGACATTGAAAGAACGTTTGCAACTACTTCAGAAGCAACAGGAAGAAGAGCGGAAGGCATTAGAGGCAGCACTGAAAAGgaaggaggaaaagaaaagagcTAGGCATAATGTTGAGCCTTCACCAGCAGAAGTACACAGTGAGGCTGAGGAAGTAGATGTAGGCGCTGCTCATGACGAGAATGAAGATGGGGTATCTTTACGTACCACTAAATCACCGGATAGACGCTCCTCTATAATGACTGCAAAGGAAGGTGAAGTATTACAAGACCAGGGAAACGCTTTGGATGAGACAGAAGAAGGAGATTCAAATGAGAGCGAAGAAGATGACCTTGAAGatacagaagaagaagatgaggaagaatTACGGAAACGAAGATTAGCAGAGCGGATGGCAAAGTTGTCAGGTGGTATGGGTATGATGGGTATGATGGGCATGCCTATGATGCCACCTTCAgcaaaggcaaagaaaTCTTCTCAACATAAAAAGGAGAAGGCGATAGTTTCCGAGGAAGAAGTTCCGGCTCCTGTTCCGATTCTTCCAGTTGTTCCTGGCGGTGCACCTCCGATTATGGGAATGCCTATGCCTAATTCTCAAACGGAGAGCCACGCTCCAAAATCAGATACTTCAGAGGAAAATCATGAAGAGAATATGCATACCAATGATATTTTGTCATCACCTACAGAGTCTGCAGAACAAGAGGATAAACCTTTGCGTGAAAAAATAGAGCTAACTAAGAGCAGAATTGGTTCCATCAAAAGCTCCAAGACGAATGGTAGTGTTACCGCAGGGTCTTCGGACGATAATGGAAGcgaatttgaagatactGTAGAACACAGAGATCAACCTCCAGCACCACCTGCAACTGTCCATCCTTATAGACCAAGTTTTGTATCGGCTAGTCCAAGTCCGGTTATTTCAAATAGTTTACCCGAAAAGAGAGAGGTTTTGCCTACCACTTCAACAAAAGATGCACCACCTCCTGTACCAAGTTCTCCTCCACCGATTTCACAACATGGCCAGGAAGAGTTGGAAACTGGTGCAACTACCGTACCACACATTCCTGTGCCAAGTGTTCCAGTTACACATGCGCCTCCTGTTCCAATTTCTGCAATTGCTACCGCAACACCAACAGCCGTGCCTGTAATGACACATGTACCACCACCGCCTCCTGCTGTGTCACAACGTCCACCTCCCCCACCAGTTCCCTCCTCAGTCCCTCAAGAAATACCAGCTACGGTTCCCCCGGCAGAACGTCCACCAATTCTTCCACCACTTTGCACCACCGATTTAGGCTCTCCGCCCTCTGTGACGATGTCATCACCCCCTCCTATACCTGGTGCTGTTCCTAATGTTGCTTCTCCTACTCAAACCAGAGGAGCTCCACCACCAATGCCTCCTCAAATACCAGCTCCAACACCAGGGCACCTAACTCGTGCCGATGCGATTTCTCGTCATTCATCTGTCAGTAGTAGACCACCGATTCCCCCAGTTCCTCCTACTTCTGCAGCTCCaccaattccaaaaagCGCTTCAAGCGTATTTTCTGAAAGTAGCACAAGAAAACATAGCACGTTGCATTCACATCCAGAACCGACACCAGGATCAGAACCTCCATGCCAGTCGATAGAGACAGCACCGCCAGCACCGTTTATTCAAAGACAGGCTACTCGGACGTCTTTGGAGAGCTCTGCCTCTACTCCATGTATTGCTCCCCACATCGAAAGCAACAATACCGAGTTATGGTGGACCACTGAATCTCTCCCCCCTCAATTGAACGCTTTGGAAACATATTTTGAGGTTGAAGCTACAGAAATCCCCAAAAGAGGTGGAAGGCTAACGAAGTACCTTGTTTACTACATTTTGGATGCACAATTAGGTTGTACTACTTTGGAGTTAGCATATGATGTTTCTGAGCCTGAGAGGATCATGTTTTTTCATGAGAGTAAACATAAAGTGAAAGCAGATAGGAAAAAacttattgaagaatacaCTAAGTATGGCCCTTTGGCATATAATATTGCAGTTGGaagcttgaaaaaatcatttaGTGGGGAATATgttgattatattttttcacaGCTACCAGACTCGGTTTTACTACCTATTGCTAATAAGACTTACGGTGCTGTCGTATACCGTAATAATAATGGTGATACCAAATTTTATGATGACATCCGACCAGGTGATGTTTTGGTAGTGGTTAATGCCACCTTTGAAGGTTCGACCACCAAACATGTCGGTGTTTTGAAGCCTCAAGTCTCTATAGTCACCAGTTTTGATGCAGAGAAGAATAAGATTAAAGTCATTGAACAATCCGAAGGTATGGTTCAACAGGCTAGGTACAAACTAAAAAATCTAGCATCAGGTAAGTTGAGAGTGTTCAGGATAGTTGGCCGTGATTACATTGGCTGGTGA
- a CDS encoding uncharacterized protein (PKUD0D01180; similar to Saccharomyces cerevisiae YHR164C (DNA2); ancestral locus Anc_5.75), translated as MDDSYGHPTKKAKIDSAAGPKKRLPGKSLDYSMELNENTNSPNTHIPNPKNKRRGAPQILNTIEEIDLGRRKKAISISDLNTMKKQSKKAGVQTRYDSVIELRDESDVSINSSSPLKLLRSSQDFNFESPKAGKPESLQRKSGSDDNGIYWETTPQSANGPTDATFKNDETITNELKLPSSPLRNVAKRNQSTDLVDSLVDPEVKSLMEKYRGNERLKIRPQPYKRYKSVESNEKSDTQVPEKKLCIKSKNDLIKETHNDQIDFSDMLAQIGSKLMTSGYLKVDESENKESLHEEITTSSNTHVLPGVSHEDVLGTTSAHTDCSSSDAFSDEIDVSEVFAQATQVPATQPPIGNIDKMSSDDPFSDDDEDLMDKIELGLTQRPVEGCRPITDQTEVEVFETDSSKLMKDMGAVSLTEAKTNKYKGMISSRLQSFRSNDSAESLLRSFQLFDENENRAKSSIHCDYMKRFQIKQVQQGSFKRGALSQRQIILTCLDDDENLIKIMVRDHWTELDFQINDIIHVVLTHEGSSFQLVDKDRNLLIWHPDILISATRVSDAVECSRRSLISHKFNGPGEVSIPFIIGNITHNLFQKCLLHRCTEKEFVENIIEKELEVNILDIFAARKSKQDIKEIIEEHFLYIREWIDEYMGNGCKHPPLGGYRPKPEYKATNILDIEENIMSPIFGIRGLIDVVIEAQLKDGRKIVVPLEIKTGREYSSNRAQASLYTLLVKQKYNVNSFYASLAYTKIHQCYLVSVSRNDYIGLVNIRNQLSKYLVYAVTQLPPIESDAPCERCYSKEPCFILNQLAENGILPENNNIDKAQYDIVTLGLDNERYRSFYHHWDKLITKEEGLVNFSKTDLWKKSSQFRETNGGNCVGNLSVAGCEYNYANGQYVYIFERDPTIYPAIVSSHLARNDRVILSDDQANFAIANGYVKHISADAIAIVTNRNWAHSALRLPGFNKEANQTFKSVLVPKGTEHFVELPESVKARTYRLDKDQIAQGMSLARFNLLNLFLPDGDIRTRELLIENDSPKFSNIPQFDYSAIKETLNADQLKAVDAVSKINDYCLILGMPGTGKTTVISSLIDCIVKSGYSVLISAYTHSAVDNICEKLIKNSRNRGEPLNMLRTGVLSKIRPLVQQYCIYSENYRHEIKNSDEFQKTIDQCPIVATTCLGISDIVFGMGKKFDYCIIDEASQVTLPIVLGPIAMADKFVLVGDHFQLPPLVLHPEAKAEGLDLSLFQILNDSHPENVIELTNQYRMCADIMSLSNELIYDGRLKCGSEVVAAQKLIIPNITELPIAGTYVERLLEPERRVIFVNEDEVPTIHEISSNDKIENPGEAKVINTLIKTMLAGGINQEDIGVMSFYKAQMRHFFTALSKFKDLEILTADRFQGRDKDVIIISLVRTEVIGELLKEWRRVNVAITRARCKLIIFGSKKLLDGFEQFEGFMEMIENNGWSYNLTKEDVQGISMLDHKLDVILTSIYGTQNESSTHAFADESQQNSVRRLDLSSRAIRRTKILKYVIDSL; from the coding sequence ATGGATGATAGTTATGGACATCCTACAAAGAAGGCCAAGATAGATAGTGCAGCAGGACCTAAAAAGAGGCTTCCTGGGAAGTCACTTGACTACAGTATGGAATTGAATGAGAATACGAATTCGCCTAATACCCACATtccaaatccaaagaatAAAAGACGAGGGGCTCCTCAGATACTGAATACAATCGAAGAGATTGATCTagggagaagaaaaaaagccATTTCTATATCGGACCTCAATacaatgaagaagcaaaGCAAAAAGGCTGGAGTGCAGACAAGATACGATAGTGTTATAGAGCTAAGGGATGAATCAGACGTATCAATAAACAGTTCCTCGCCGTTAAAATTATTACGCTCGAGTCAAGACTTCAATTTTGAGTCTCCAAAGGCTGGCAAACCTGAGTCtttacaaagaaaatccGGTTCCGATGACAATGGGATTTATTGGGAAACCACTCCTCAATCGGCTAATGGACCAACTGATGCtactttcaaaaatgacGAGACAATAACGAACGAGCTTAAGCTCCCTTCCTCACCTCTGAGAAACGTAGCAAAGAGGAACCAATCGACGGATTTGGTAGACTCATTGGTTGACCCAGAAGTAAAGAGTCTGATGGAAAAATATCGAGGAAATGAGCGTTTAAAAATACGGCCTCAACCTTACAAGAGATACAAAAGCGTGGAATCAAACGAAAAAAGTGATACACAAGTCCCTGAGAAGAAACTATGCataaaatccaaaaacGACTTGATTAAGGAGACACATAATgatcaaattgatttttctgACATGTTGGCTCAAATCGGGTCAAAATTAATGACTTCAGGATATCTTAAAGTTGATGaatctgaaaataaagaatcTCTCCACGAAGAAATCACTACAAGCTCCAATACACATGTTTTGCCGGGAGTATCCCATGAAGACGTGCTAGGAACTACTAGCGCCCATACAGATTGTTCATCCAGCGATGCTTTTAGTGATGAAATAGATGTAAGTGAAGTTTTTGCACAGGCAACTCAAGTTCCAGCGACGCAACCACCCATTGGTAACATTGATAAAATGTCCTCGGATGATCCATTCAGTGATGACGACGAAGATTTAATGGACAAAATAGAACTAGGCTTGACACAGAGGCCGGTCGAAGGGTGCCGTCCCATCACTGACCAAACCgaagttgaagtttttgaaactgATTCTTCTAAGCTAATGAAAGATATGGGGGCAGTCAGTTTGACAGAGGCCAAAACGAATAAATATAAAGGAATGATCAGCTCAAGACTTCAGAGTTTCAGGAGTAACGATAGTGCAGAAAGTTTACTGAGATCTTTTCAACTGTTTGATGAAAACGAAAATAGAgccaaatcatcaatacaTTGTGATTATATGAAGAGGTTCCAAATAAAACAAGTCCAACAAGGATCTTTTAAAAGAGGTGCACTGAGCCAAAGACAAATTATCTTGACATGCCTCGACGACGATGAGAATTTAATAAAGATTATGGTAAGAGATCACTGGACTGAActggattttcaaataaatgaTATTATACATGTGGTGTTGACGCATGAGGGGAGCAGCTTCCAACTAGTTGACAAAGATAGGAATTTGCTGATATGGCATCCAGACATTCTAATTTCTGCAACCCGTGTATCTGATGCGGTGGAATGTTCAAGAAGATCACTAATAAGTCATAAGTTCAATGGACCGGGTGAAGTTTCAATTCCATTCATTATTGGTAATATCACGCATAATCTATTTCAAAAGTGCTTACTCCACCGGTGCACGGAAAAGGAATTTGTGGAGAAcattattgaaaaggaaCTTGAGGTTAATattcttgatatttttgcaGCACGTAAATCTAAGCAAGATATCAAggaaatcattgaagaacACTTCTTGTATATCAGAGAATGGATTGATGAATATATGGGTAACGGTTGCAAACACCCGCCCCTTGGTGGTTACAGGCCTAAACCAGAGTATAAAGCTACCAATATCTTGGACATCGAGGAAAACATTATGTCACCAATCTTTGGTATCAGAGGCCTAATTGACGTTGTAATTGAAGCACAGTTGAAAGatggaagaaaaattgTTGTTCCTTtagaaatcaaaacagGCAGAGAATATTCCTCCAATAGGGCACAAGCTTCCCTATACACCTTACTTGttaaacaaaaatacaatgtTAATTCATTCTACGCAAGTCTTGCTTACACAAAAATACATCAGTGCTACTTGGTATCTGTATCTCGAAACGATTATATTGGTTTGGTTAACATAAGAAATCAATTATCCAAATATTTGGTTTATGCAGTTACCCAGCTTCCTCCAATTGAAAGCGATGCTCCTTGTGAACGATGTTATAGTAAGGAGCCCTGTTTTATACTAAACCAACTTGCTGAAAATGGTATACTCCCGgagaacaacaacattgaTAAGGCACAATATGATATTGTGACATTGGGTTTGGATAATGAGAGGTATAGGTCATTCTACCATCATTGGGACAAGCTCATAACCAAGGAAGAAGGGTTGGTAAATTTCTCTAAGACCGATTtatggaaaaaatcatcCCAATTTAGAGAAACTAATGGGGGAAATTGTGTTGGAAATTTATCCGTAGCCGGCTGTGAGTATAATTATGCAAATGGTCAATACGTTTATATATTCGAGAGGGATCCTACAATATATCCTGCAATTGTTTCTAGCCACCTTGCAAGAAACGATCGTGTTATACTAAGTGATGACCAAGCAAATTTTGCAATAGCTAATGGATATGTCAAACATATAAGTGCAGATGCGATCGCCATTGTCACCAATAGAAACTGGGCACATTCGGCGTTAAGATTACCTGGATTTAATAAAGAAGCAAACCAAACATTTAAGTCGGTTTTAGTTCCTAAAGGAACGGAACATTTTGTCGAATTACCCGAATCTGTTAAAGCAAGAACGTATAGGCTTGATAAGGATCAAATTGCCCAAGGAATGTCTTTAGCTAGGTTTAATCTCTTGAACCTATTTTTACCAGATGGTGATATTAGGACACGTGAACTCCTTATTGAGAATGATAGTCCAAAATTCAGTAATATACCCCAGTTTGACTATAGTGCTATAAAAGAAACTCTAAACGCTGATCAGTTGAAGGCAGTTGATGCAGTCTCTAAAATAAATGATTATTGCTTGATATTGGGTATGCCGGGGACAGGGAAAACTACTGTCATTAGTAGTTTAATAGACTGTATTGTAAAAAGTGGTTATTCTGTTTTGATAAGTGCATACACTCACTCTGCCGTCGATAATATCTGTGAAAAACTGATCAAAAACTCCAGAAATAGAGGTGAACCGTTAAACATGTTAAGAACAGGAGTGTTGTCAAAGATACGTCCTCTTGTTCAGCAGTACTGCATTTACAGTGAAAATTACAGGcatgaaatcaaaaatagtGATGAATTTCAGAAAACAATTGATCAATGTCCTATTGTTGCTACCACATGTTTAGGTATAAGCGATATTGTTTTTGGTATGGGTAAGAAATTTGATTATTgtattattgatgaagcttCACAGGTTACTTTACCTATCGTTTTAGGTCCAATAGCAATGGCTGATAAATTCGTTCTCGTTGGGGACCATTTCCAACTACCGCCTCTTGTTTTACATCCGGAAGCTAAAGCAGAAGGTTTAGACCTGTCATTATTTCAGATATTGAATGATTCACACCCAGAAAACGTGATTGAATTGACCAACCAGTACAGGATGTGTGCTGATATAATGTCTTTGTCAAATGAGCTGATCTATGATGGCCGTCTCAAGTGTGGATCAGAAGTTGTTGCAGCTCAAAAGCTGATTATTCCCAACATCACGGAACTACCCATCGCCGGTACTTACGTAGAAAGACTCCTAGAACCTGAAAGGAGAGTTATTTTCGTTAATGAGGATGAAGTTCCAACTATTCATGAGATCAGTAGTAATGATAAAATCGAAAATCCTGGGGAAGCCAAAGTCATTAACACACTTATCAAAACCATGTTGGCTGGTGGTATAAATCAAGAAGATATAGGTGTGATGTCCTTTTACAAAGCCCAGATGAGGCATTTTTTTACAGCATTATCCAAGTTCAAGGATCTTGAGATCCTTACTGCCGATAGATTTCAAGGTCGTGATAAAGATGTCATTATAATCTCATTGGTCCGAACGGAAGTGATAGGGGAGTTACTAAAAGAATGGAGAAGGGTCAATGTGGCAATCACTAGGGCCAGATGCAAGTTAATAATCTTTGGAAGCAAAAAGCTACTTGATGGTTTCGAGCAATTCGAAGGATTTATGGAAATGATTGAGAATAATGGTTGGAGTTACAACCTAACCAAAGAAGACGTGCAGGGGATTTCAATGTTAGATCATAAGCTTGATGTTATCTTAACAAGTATATATGGCACACAAAATGAGAGTTCAACCCACGCTTTCGCTGACGAGAGCCAACAAAATAGTGTTAGACGGTTAGACCTTTCCAGCCGTGCAATTCGGAGAACGAAGATTTTGAAGTATGTAATTGACAGTTTATAG